acaaaaatgatgaaatagttatatgtatatttataaggtaataaatatttctagCTTTTTGTCTtctcattttttgtatatgctAAAAGCATAGTTATCCATATTTTGGATTCTTTCCCAATGATTgctgcatttttttaaatataattgtaaaaagTTTAATTATCAGGAACATCAATATCTCCATTGTCTATCATTTCTTGAATGGTAGTTGGTTTTTTTCCATCGACAGTACATCCTATTGAATTGCAAGTACCTAAGATTTCTTTTACAGTTCCTCTAAATTCTTTAGCTCTTGATTTTTCTTTCATAGCTCTTGCAATAGAATAAACTTGctcaatttttaaattaccattatgttttatattttttactttttttcgATCTCTTGGAGCttcatttaattcttttaaaacCATAGAAGCCGATGTTGGTACAACTTCTATTTTTGCTTGTCTGTTTTGAATAGTTAATTTAACACAAATTTTCAATCCTTTCCATGATTGGGTTTCTTTAGCTATATCGTCACCAATTTTTTTGGGAGATAAACCTAAGGGACCTAATTTTGGGGACAAAACTGATGATGCTCCAACTTCTCCTCCGACTTGTCGGATATAAACTGTTatacaaaagaaaaagaaaagggttagtgaatatatattaaaatgtatatacaatatttgaTCATGCATATTTCATTCCAGCTAGGAGATACATATTTCCCCTCTTTGTACATTCATAAAttcataattaaatatgatatgaaaaaataaaacatttacataaaataatatgacataaataagaagaaaattataaaaaataataatgaataataaacatatttatattaccaTATCTTATTTCATTTGGATCTGGTCTTTTagccatttttatttatttatttttattattgtaaaaaattaaagatatttttttaaaaaagttgttatatattttttgtggaaaataacaaaaaaataaaataaatattaaaaaaaataataatatttaatttttcttttttctattttattattataaagaaTTGAAAAttgattaaaaatttaagtatattttttttaaaggcaaataacaaaaaagggatattttatacatactattttttgaaagggttagtaaattttttttttttttttgtataggCATGTTTGGTTTTAGTAggctatattatataccctattttttttacgtgcccaaatatttttcatatatatatacactcCCATTTCAGGGCCAATATAGGattactattttattatttattatgagCCTATGTTGGTTTGTAAGTATGtagtatatgcatacatatttatgtatgaAACATAAGGTGCAAAAGGGAAAGAagcatatacataatatattgaagccaaataattttttatcaagGCTGACTCTAAAATGGTTGATGGGCATGCTATATGCAAATTAATACGTAGTATATAATACCCCCTTTTTTTGAACTATTTAAATTTCCTTAAATtgtatactatttttttatattatattagcaaaaaaaacgtcataaaaaatgtcataaaaatttaggtgggctaataatattttcattttttattttattaatttagtAATTTATTAGGAgatatgttatttttatttttttaaataagttttaaaaatatgccatatttataacaatttatataaaaagtaggaattttttaa
This Plasmodium chabaudi chabaudi strain AS genome assembly, chromosome: 12 DNA region includes the following protein-coding sequences:
- a CDS encoding 60S ribosomal protein L12, putative (query 137-137;GPI_cleavage_site_score=0.11019999;~pfam_scan;Pfam:PF03946.10; E()=3.7E-21;score=74.5;query 13-69;description=Ribosomal_L11_N;~pfam_scan;Pfam:PF00298.15; E()=3.0E-15;score=56.3;query 74-143;description=Ribosomal_L11;~iprscan;InterPro:IPR020784 : Ribosomal protein L11, N-terminal;Pfam:PF03946; score=3.8E-21;query 13-69;description=Ribosomal protein L11, N-terminal;~iprscan;InterPro:IPR020783 : Ribosomal protein L11, C-terminal;Pfam:PF00298; score=3.0E-15;query 74-143;description=Ribosomal protein L11, C-terminal;~iprscan;InterPro:IPR036769 : Ribosomal protein L11, C-terminal domain superfamily;Superfamily:SSF46906; score=7.72E-16;query 75-148;description=Ribosomal protein L11, C-terminal domain superfamily;~iprscan;InterPro:IPR036796 : Ribosomal protein L11/L12, N-terminal domain superfamily;Superfamily:SSF54747; score=4.06E-28;query 1-86;description=Ribosomal protein L11/L12, N-terminal domain superfamily;~iprscan;InterPro:IPR000911 : Ribosomal protein L11;SMART:SM00649; score=7.1E-46;query 13-144;description=Ribosomal protein L11/L12;~iprscan;InterPro:IPR020785 : Ribosomal protein L11, conserved site;Prosite:PS00359; score=1.0;query 130-145;description=Ribosomal protein L11, conserved site), producing MAKRPDPNEIRYVYIRQVGGEVGASSVLSPKLGPLGLSPKKIGDDIAKETQSWKGLKICVKLTIQNRQAKIEVVPTSASMVLKELNEAPRDRKKVKNIKHNGNLKIEQVYSIARAMKEKSRAKEFRGTVKEILGTCNSIGCTVDGKKPTTIQEMIDNGDIDVPDN